A genomic stretch from Acropora palmata chromosome 13, jaAcrPala1.3, whole genome shotgun sequence includes:
- the LOC141863651 gene encoding uncharacterized protein LOC141863651, with the protein MSRLKKCELLTIVCLVLGSLLIYLAFVGVIDERKITVENTLVAGYSHHNPSTAMDTPITLLLRMPGRLLDHRARYYCDLFRSTVLFWPPSYGKTVIVLDEESAPDHQFGEIVINHTRKHFPEYKLEVLYEALPKDKGVLEFPHSRQPPGYNRQLWSSFFLDLYTNDSIIAWMDSDAAFITPVTKSSIFNGTKLRVLGWGCTFHLAWVKQYAITTMRALGLPFVVDYMSYFPAYIYRDTFTHCREHITRHMNASDFEKAFKSFYPGGDLLSPVSVVLSYAWFFERDRYDWHMQICTNLTEYNKQFPVGADIRPQHLEEILSQPQTAFHVRYGEFLSANILISYCLSHEAAGNQLDVCLRHNFSLSNNFDLLHHDLQRLKTIRQNPCAGNNTDYCLQVLGDHYKEVGLEIKENGRKLDWRGVKTVEELAKEIGITCKPWLY; encoded by the coding sequence ATGAGTCGTCTGAAAAAGTGTGAACTGTTGACTATTGTCTGCCTTGTGCTAGGTTCCCTTCTAATTTACTTAGCCTTTGTGGGTGTTATTGACGAGAGGAAGATCACAGTAGAGAATACCTTAGTCGCTGGATACAGTCATCATAACCCAAGCACAGCAATGGACACTCCAATAACACTGCTATTGAGAATGCCGGGACGTTTATTGGACCACAGGGCGCGTTACTATTGCGACCTGTTCAGGAGCACTGTCCTTTTTTGGCCACCATCATATGGAAAGACAGTAATAGTGCTTGACGAAGAATCAGCACCTGATCACCAGTTCGGAGAAATCGTAATAAATCACACAAGGAAACACTTTCCTGAGTACAAACTGGAAGTGCTGTACGAGGCCCTGCCAAAAGACAAAGGTGTGTTAGAATTTCCACATTCTCGTCAACCTCCAGGTTACAATCGCCAACTATGGAGCAGTTTCTTTCTTGATTTGTATACAAATGATTCAATCATAGCTTGGATGGATAGTGACGCGGCTTTCATAACACCAGTTACCAAATCGTCGATTTTTAATGGTACAAAGTTAAGGGTCTTGGGTTGGGGCTGCACTTTTCATTTAGCTTGGGTTAAGCAATACGCAATAACTACGATGAGGGCTCTGGGATTACCATTTGTGGTTGACTACATGAGCTACTTTCCGGCGTACATCTATCGAGACACTTTCACTCATTGCAGAGAACACATCACGAGGCACATGAATGCTagtgattttgaaaaggccTTCAAATCATTTTATCCTGGTGGGGATCTGTTGTCCCCCGTCAGCGTTGTACTCAGTTATGCTTGGTTCTTTGAGAGAGATCGATATGACTGgcacatgcagatatgcactAATTTAACGGAATACAATAAACAGTTCCCAGTTGGCGCAGATATTAGACCACAACATCTTGAAGAGATTTTGTCTCAGCCCCAGACTGCATTTCATGTTCGTTATGGAGAGTTCTTGAGTGCCAATATTCTAATCAGTTACTGCTTGTCACATGAGGCAGCGGGAAATCAGCTGGATGTGTGTTTAAGGCACAATTTTTCATTGAGTAACAACTTTGATTTGTTGCACCATGATCTGCAAAGGTTAAAAACAATTCGACAGAATCCTTGTGCTGGCAATAATACAGATTATTGTCTTCAAGTTTTGGGAGATCATTATAAGGAAGTTGGTCTGGAGATTAAAGAAAATGGACGAAAACTGGATTGGAGGGGTGTAAAAACTGTTGAGGAGCTAGCAAAGGAGATCGGTATAACATGCAAACCTTGGCTTTACTAA